The following proteins come from a genomic window of Ignavibacteriales bacterium:
- a CDS encoding RluA family pseudouridine synthase encodes MKERIDVFLANSVENATRSRIQKLIKANCVTVNGHLIKPNYIICPNDVIELVIPTSPRPDETEAEDIPLNIVYEDEYLLVVNKAAGMVAHPSFGNYTGTLVNALLHHTNKLSESDSPGRPGIVHRIDKETSGLLIVAKDEWTHAKLAKQFFDHTIDREYWAVCWGIFKQSKGEVIGNIARSVKDRKIFSVSETEGRHAHTFYEVIEEFEFASLLKLKLKTGRTHQIRVHMSHIKHPIFGDPTYGGRVIVYGSALPKMKSRIDNLLKIMQRQALHAKTLGFIHPHTKEKIFLDSELPEDFELLLKKLRNNQ; translated from the coding sequence ATGAAAGAACGTATAGATGTTTTTCTTGCCAATTCTGTTGAAAACGCAACAAGATCCCGAATACAAAAACTTATCAAAGCAAATTGTGTTACTGTTAATGGTCATCTGATAAAACCCAATTATATAATTTGCCCAAATGATGTAATCGAATTAGTTATTCCAACCTCTCCGCGTCCTGATGAAACTGAAGCTGAAGATATTCCTCTCAATATTGTGTATGAGGATGAATATCTTTTAGTAGTCAATAAAGCTGCCGGGATGGTCGCTCACCCCTCGTTTGGCAATTATACCGGTACTCTTGTCAATGCACTTCTCCATCATACAAATAAATTAAGTGAGTCAGATTCTCCTGGCCGACCGGGAATTGTTCACCGCATTGATAAAGAAACTAGTGGGTTATTAATTGTTGCAAAAGACGAATGGACGCACGCAAAACTTGCCAAACAATTTTTTGATCATACAATAGACCGTGAATATTGGGCTGTCTGCTGGGGAATATTTAAACAGAGTAAGGGAGAAGTTATTGGAAATATTGCCCGTTCTGTTAAAGACAGAAAAATTTTCTCCGTAAGTGAAACCGAAGGAAGACATGCTCACACATTTTATGAAGTTATCGAAGAGTTTGAATTCGCATCGTTGCTCAAATTAAAATTGAAAACCGGCAGAACACATCAAATTCGTGTTCATATGTCGCATATAAAACATCCAATCTTTGGGGATCCGACGTATGGCGGAAGAGTAATTGTCTATGGTTCTGCCTTGCCAAAGATGAAATCACGGATTGATAATTTATTAAAGATAATGCAGCGTCAGGCACTTCACGCAAAAACGCTCGGCTTCATCCATCCGCATACAAAAGAGAAAATATTTTTGGATTCTGAGTTACCGGAAGATTTTGAATTGCTTCTTAAGAAGTTGAGAAACAATCAATAA
- the cysS gene encoding cysteine--tRNA ligase produces the protein MQIYNTFSRKKEEFLPLNPPLVTMYMCGPTVYNYFHIGNARSFIMADIVRRYLESKGFDVKFIMNLTDVDDNIIKKSIEEKRPASEVSQFYTNAFFEDIQKLKIKTATNYPKATMHVQDMINVIIELEKKGIAYNVDGNVFYDISKFPGYGKLSGKKTDELESGARVEINEAKRNPLDFSLWKKAKDGEPSWESPWGNGRPGWHIECTAMSTKHLGKSIDIHAGGNDLIFPHHENEIAQSEACFGQKFVKYWMHFGFLNIQNEKMSKSLGNFFTARDVLTKYSAETIRLFFAQTHYGGPLNFSDELLNSAKKGCEKISNLTELTDNQIQNNSQEGIIPEFDFQHYSNEFISVMDDDFNTPKAVAVIFDFIRAINTIISENEKINVQFYHQVKSYLKETAGSVLGIVDLNEVHTNSNLSLENDLIELLIKVRDTLKKEKQFSLADQVRDGLSKMGIILKDTKNGVTFKRN, from the coding sequence ATGCAGATTTATAACACATTTTCTAGAAAAAAGGAAGAATTTCTCCCCTTAAACCCACCTTTGGTCACAATGTATATGTGTGGACCTACAGTTTATAACTATTTCCATATTGGTAATGCTAGGTCCTTCATAATGGCAGATATAGTTCGCAGATATCTCGAGTCCAAAGGGTTTGATGTTAAATTTATAATGAATTTAACAGATGTTGACGATAACATTATTAAGAAATCAATTGAAGAAAAACGACCTGCTTCCGAAGTCTCTCAATTTTATACGAATGCTTTTTTTGAAGATATCCAAAAACTAAAAATTAAAACTGCAACTAATTACCCTAAAGCAACTATGCATGTTCAGGATATGATTAACGTAATCATTGAATTAGAAAAGAAAGGTATTGCATATAATGTTGATGGAAATGTGTTTTATGATATCTCAAAATTTCCAGGTTACGGAAAACTGAGCGGTAAAAAAACAGATGAGCTTGAATCAGGTGCCAGAGTGGAAATTAATGAGGCTAAAAGAAATCCTCTTGATTTTTCATTGTGGAAGAAAGCAAAAGATGGAGAACCTTCTTGGGAGAGTCCCTGGGGAAATGGAAGACCAGGCTGGCACATTGAATGCACTGCAATGAGTACCAAACATTTAGGTAAATCGATTGATATTCATGCCGGCGGGAATGATCTAATATTTCCTCATCACGAAAATGAGATAGCCCAAAGTGAAGCATGCTTCGGACAAAAATTTGTAAAGTACTGGATGCATTTTGGATTTTTGAATATTCAGAATGAGAAAATGTCTAAATCATTAGGTAATTTTTTTACTGCACGAGATGTACTAACAAAATATTCGGCTGAGACAATACGTTTGTTTTTTGCTCAAACGCATTACGGCGGCCCTCTAAATTTTAGTGATGAATTATTAAATTCAGCCAAAAAAGGTTGTGAAAAAATTTCGAATTTGACAGAATTAACTGATAATCAGATTCAGAATAATTCCCAAGAGGGTATAATACCGGAATTCGATTTTCAACATTATAGCAATGAATTTATAAGTGTAATGGATGATGATTTCAACACACCAAAGGCAGTTGCGGTAATCTTTGACTTCATACGAGCAATTAATACAATTATTTCGGAAAATGAAAAAATAAATGTTCAATTCTATCATCAAGTAAAATCATATTTAAAAGAAACAGCTGGCAGTGTACTTGGTATTGTTGACTTAAATGAGGTACACACTAATTCTAATTTATCTCTTGAAAACGATTTAATTGAATTATTAATTAAAGTGCGTGATACATTAAAAAAAGAAAAACAATTCTCTTTAGCAGATCAAGTAAGAGACGGTTTGAGTAAGATGGGAATAATTCTGAAAGACACAAAAAATGGTGTAACCTTTAAAAGGAATTAA
- a CDS encoding multiheme c-type cytochrome, with translation MFRRFTTLVFILALVSTSLFAQTLTVTPYGVTARGVAVSATDIYTYPYSGLTNVGIGTLCYFEASFTGKHFTTPTWTLTRIAPGSKSAIGAVKDLKNDSTQVITFTPDKQGIYEITFTDGAYTGSVTINAAKYVGVYNTVINGVDTKLQCKTCHSDKVADWEGTNHATMFTRAMNGTPGLSGPADHYSASCISCHTTGYDANPTAINDGFDDQTFTFPTVLGAGGYDKVVAAFPAAAQRANIQCETCHGPASGHLGDTSDSRMVATFDAAVCAYCHDSGTHHIFPEQFNGSYHAIAVNESGPGREACVQCHTGKGFAQYADGVPTTDPYFDASYTPITCAACHDPHSSKNEFQLRKVDAYILTANATTPTSPIKKTVAEAGMGTMCLNCHISRTEATQALASSITSRFGPHHGPQGDILLSNNMLELGGVKLGVSNHKGATVDACVRCHMYSGNAVIGTTVMQWGGHSFSMSTHKKGPDGLFLLDADGRRIPDQDNMEACAQCHGSTFGTSFSEVKFFYNGTGDLDNNGTIQGLQDEVAGMIAKIFAQMPKTSTGAMATPSSSWTTTQLKAFWNATTAQEDKSGGIHNPKYVVSALLGAMKSLGIATAVEKEETVPTQYVVYQNYPNPFNPTTNIKFALPNSGHVKLTIYDAIGREVETLVNSDLVAGTHNVEWTAKNMASGIYLYRIEAGNFVKVNKMLLVK, from the coding sequence ATGTTCCGAAGATTTACAACTTTAGTCTTTATTTTAGCATTGGTGAGCACTTCGCTTTTTGCACAGACACTCACCGTTACACCGTACGGAGTAACAGCACGCGGTGTAGCAGTTTCAGCAACTGATATTTATACTTATCCTTATTCTGGCTTAACTAATGTCGGCATTGGAACACTATGTTATTTTGAAGCTTCTTTTACAGGTAAACATTTTACAACACCAACATGGACATTAACACGTATAGCCCCTGGTTCAAAATCTGCAATCGGTGCAGTAAAAGATCTAAAAAATGATTCTACTCAAGTAATTACTTTTACACCTGACAAACAGGGAATTTATGAAATAACTTTTACTGATGGAGCTTACACAGGATCAGTTACAATAAATGCGGCTAAGTATGTAGGTGTTTATAATACAGTAATTAATGGAGTTGACACTAAACTACAATGTAAAACTTGTCACTCTGATAAAGTTGCAGATTGGGAAGGAACAAATCATGCAACCATGTTCACAAGAGCAATGAATGGAACACCTGGCCTCAGCGGTCCGGCAGATCACTATTCTGCAAGTTGCATTAGTTGCCATACAACAGGTTATGATGCAAATCCAACAGCTATAAACGATGGTTTTGACGATCAGACATTTACTTTCCCAACTGTTCTCGGTGCAGGTGGTTACGATAAAGTAGTTGCGGCATTTCCAGCAGCAGCACAGAGAGCTAATATTCAATGCGAGACTTGTCATGGACCTGCTAGCGGACATCTTGGAGACACATCAGATTCAAGAATGGTTGCAACTTTCGATGCAGCTGTTTGCGCATATTGCCATGATTCTGGAACACACCACATCTTCCCAGAACAATTTAATGGTTCTTACCATGCAATTGCAGTAAATGAAAGCGGCCCAGGACGCGAAGCTTGCGTTCAATGCCATACTGGAAAAGGATTTGCTCAATATGCAGATGGCGTTCCAACAACTGATCCTTATTTCGATGCTTCTTATACACCTATAACATGTGCAGCTTGCCACGATCCTCATAGTTCAAAAAATGAATTCCAATTGAGAAAAGTTGATGCATATATACTTACCGCTAATGCTACTACCCCAACCAGCCCAATAAAGAAAACCGTTGCAGAAGCCGGGATGGGAACAATGTGTCTTAACTGCCACATTTCAAGAACAGAAGCCACCCAAGCATTGGCTTCATCAATCACTAGCCGTTTTGGTCCACATCATGGTCCACAAGGCGACATTTTGTTATCAAATAATATGTTAGAATTAGGCGGAGTTAAATTAGGAGTAAGTAATCATAAAGGCGCCACAGTTGACGCATGCGTAAGATGCCATATGTATAGCGGTAATGCTGTTATTGGTACTACCGTAATGCAGTGGGGTGGTCACTCATTCAGCATGAGTACCCATAAGAAAGGCCCGGATGGACTTTTCTTACTTGATGCTGATGGAAGAAGAATTCCAGATCAGGATAATATGGAAGCTTGTGCTCAATGCCACGGTTCGACTTTCGGTACAAGTTTTAGTGAAGTTAAATTCTTCTACAATGGTACAGGCGATCTTGATAACAACGGAACAATTCAAGGATTGCAAGATGAAGTAGCTGGTATGATTGCTAAAATCTTTGCTCAAATGCCAAAAACATCAACTGGTGCTATGGCTACACCAAGTTCAAGCTGGACAACAACACAATTGAAAGCTTTTTGGAATGCTACTACAGCTCAAGAAGATAAGAGCGGTGGTATTCACAATCCAAAATATGTTGTTTCTGCATTGTTAGGAGCTATGAAATCTTTAGGTATTGCAACTGCAGTTGAAAAAGAAGAAACTGTTCCAACTCAATATGTTGTTTATCAGAATTATCCAAATCCATTCAATCCAACAACAAACATTAAGTTTGCTTTACCAAATAGCGGCCATGTTAAATTAACAATTTATGATGCTATTGGTAGAGAAGTTGAAACTCTTGTTAATAGTGATTTAGTTGCTGGAACACACAACGTAGAATGGACAGCTAAGAATATGGCTTCCGGTATTTATCTTTATAGAATTGAAGCAGGCAATTTTGTAAAAGTTAACAAAATGCTTCTTGTAAAATAA
- a CDS encoding outer membrane protein transport protein has translation MKKINKVILVLIMSFAFSANMLAQNYNDALRLSEPGIITGARSLGMGNAYVALSDDFSASLFNPAGFGLIKKMELSGGLNYNSFNNNASFFNQNTTISNNVTNFSQVGVTLPFPTSQGSFVLAFGFNREKDFNKVLSFNGYNGGNNSYIQDLTSSNDDIAFKLALSYPLYDASNNYLNDTTRINGKLNQRGNYTQEGSLNSWSFSGAVEVQKDFFVGATLNLYNGTFKKTHEYIEEDLNNNYPSSVLLDPSEPRSADFKSFYLQDIIDWDISGVGLKLGALIKMDDNFNFGATVKFATKYTVKETYSLSTQSTFGTGSNFSYAPSEERLEYEISSPAEYSIGASYNQNNFTLSGNVTMIDYTQMKFGNGFDYSATMNKNADITDFMRTVYNLNAGIEYVIPNSRVALRAGAMLMPSPFKDDPSDYDKKYLTGGIGYNFSNRSTINIAYVYGWWNDIGDNYSSNVSRTAQDIKFTNIVTSIKFYL, from the coding sequence ATGAAAAAGATTAATAAAGTAATTTTAGTATTGATAATGAGTTTTGCATTCTCTGCAAATATGCTGGCTCAGAATTATAATGATGCTCTGAGATTAAGTGAACCCGGGATTATTACTGGTGCACGTTCTTTGGGAATGGGGAACGCTTATGTTGCATTGAGTGATGATTTCTCAGCTTCATTATTTAATCCCGCCGGATTTGGATTAATAAAAAAGATGGAATTATCGGGCGGGTTGAATTACAATTCGTTTAACAATAATGCAAGTTTCTTCAATCAGAATACCACAATTTCAAATAATGTTACAAATTTCAGTCAGGTTGGTGTTACTTTACCTTTTCCAACTAGCCAAGGAAGTTTTGTCTTAGCATTTGGTTTTAACAGAGAAAAGGATTTCAACAAGGTACTTAGCTTCAATGGTTATAACGGTGGAAATAATTCTTATATACAGGATTTGACTTCATCTAACGACGATATTGCTTTTAAACTCGCTCTGAGCTATCCTTTATATGATGCATCAAACAATTATCTAAACGATACTACTCGGATAAACGGCAAATTAAATCAGAGAGGGAATTATACTCAAGAAGGCTCATTAAACAGCTGGTCGTTCTCAGGTGCTGTAGAAGTTCAAAAAGATTTTTTTGTGGGCGCAACTTTGAACCTATATAATGGTACATTCAAAAAGACCCATGAATATATTGAAGAAGATTTGAATAATAATTATCCATCTTCTGTGCTGCTAGATCCTTCAGAACCACGCTCTGCTGATTTTAAATCTTTTTATTTACAAGATATAATTGACTGGGATATTTCGGGTGTAGGTTTAAAGCTTGGAGCATTAATTAAGATGGATGACAATTTCAATTTTGGCGCTACGGTCAAATTTGCTACAAAGTATACAGTTAAGGAAACATATTCACTCTCTACTCAAAGTACTTTTGGGACAGGATCTAATTTTAGCTACGCACCCTCAGAAGAAAGATTGGAGTATGAAATCTCTTCTCCGGCAGAGTATTCAATCGGTGCATCATACAATCAAAATAATTTTACTTTAAGTGGTAACGTTACAATGATTGATTATACACAAATGAAATTTGGAAACGGGTTCGATTATAGTGCAACAATGAATAAGAATGCAGATATAACTGATTTTATGAGGACGGTCTATAATCTAAATGCCGGTATTGAATATGTTATTCCTAACTCAAGAGTTGCTTTGAGAGCCGGCGCTATGCTGATGCCGTCTCCATTTAAAGATGATCCGAGTGATTACGACAAAAAATATTTAACCGGCGGTATTGGATATAATTTTTCAAATAGATCTACTATAAATATCGCTTACGTGTACGGATGGTGGAACGACATCGGTGATAATTACAGTTCGAATGTCTCAAGAACAGCGCAGGATATAAAATTTACCAATATCGTTACTTCAATAAAATTCTATCTATAA
- a CDS encoding aspartate ammonia-lyase: MRIEKDSLGDLEIQEEALYGIHSLRSLNNFPKSGERINAHMIKAFFQVKLAAAETNYKCGLLFKEKHDAIEEAIHELIIETDECIKGNFDSIYEKIIVDPYQGGAGTSLNMNVNEVIANTALKIMRKEYGEYSSIDPLDDVNLSQSTNDTFPTALRIASITLLRELADSFARLQNAFQKKEEEFKSVLKLGRTQFQDAVPITLGQEFGAYAQAMARDRWRLYNAEERLRSVNLGGTAVGNSVSATNEYVMNVNNILKKITKLPIAKGEDLIDSTQNLDVFVEVHGLVKAGATSIIKICNDLRFLSSGPNGGISEINLPPKQSGSSIMPGKVNPVILENAIQIAELVKGNDVIISNLVSSGNLELNAFGPMIAHTFLKSLTMLRDSNINMAEKCIEGITANVERCKMNLINSSAIAASLISTFGYETIQELVKYAYENKVPFIKALMKSKLLDEGELFNIISKELGINIE, from the coding sequence TTGAGAATTGAAAAAGATTCATTAGGAGATTTAGAAATCCAGGAGGAAGCTCTTTACGGTATTCATTCGTTAAGAAGCCTAAATAATTTTCCTAAATCCGGCGAACGAATAAACGCACATATGATAAAAGCATTTTTCCAGGTAAAACTTGCTGCTGCAGAAACAAATTATAAATGCGGATTACTATTTAAAGAAAAACATGACGCAATTGAAGAAGCCATACATGAATTAATAATTGAAACAGATGAATGCATTAAGGGGAATTTCGATTCGATCTATGAAAAAATAATTGTTGATCCTTACCAAGGTGGTGCAGGTACTTCATTGAATATGAATGTTAATGAAGTTATTGCTAATACTGCGTTGAAAATTATGAGGAAAGAATATGGTGAGTATTCATCCATTGATCCACTAGATGACGTGAACTTGAGTCAATCCACCAACGATACATTTCCCACAGCCCTTAGAATTGCGTCAATTACCTTGCTGAGAGAGCTGGCAGACTCTTTTGCAAGATTGCAGAATGCATTTCAAAAGAAAGAAGAAGAATTCAAAAGTGTTTTGAAGCTGGGAAGAACTCAGTTTCAAGATGCGGTGCCAATCACATTAGGGCAGGAATTCGGCGCTTATGCACAAGCCATGGCGCGCGATAGATGGCGTCTTTATAATGCTGAGGAAAGATTGAGATCTGTAAACCTTGGCGGCACAGCAGTGGGCAATTCCGTTTCGGCTACGAACGAGTATGTAATGAATGTTAACAACATTCTGAAAAAAATTACCAAGCTCCCCATTGCAAAGGGAGAAGATCTGATTGATTCAACACAAAACTTAGACGTTTTTGTTGAAGTACACGGTCTTGTTAAAGCCGGTGCTACATCAATCATAAAGATTTGTAATGATTTACGTTTCTTATCCAGCGGTCCAAATGGAGGAATAAGTGAAATTAATCTTCCTCCAAAGCAATCCGGCTCAAGCATAATGCCTGGTAAAGTAAACCCGGTAATTTTGGAAAACGCAATTCAAATTGCAGAACTAGTAAAAGGAAATGATGTAATAATTTCTAATTTGGTTTCCTCAGGTAATCTTGAATTAAATGCATTTGGACCAATGATTGCCCATACGTTTCTAAAATCATTAACAATGCTAAGAGATTCAAACATTAACATGGCAGAGAAATGCATAGAAGGCATTACCGCAAATGTAGAACGATGTAAAATGAATCTTATTAATTCATCCGCAATCGCCGCATCGCTCATCTCTACATTTGGATACGAAACAATCCAAGAATTAGTAAAATATGCTTACGAAAATAAAGTCCCGTTTATCAAGGCACTCATGAAAAGCAAATTGCTTGATGAAGGAGAATTGTTCAACATTATTTCGAAAGAATTAGGAATTAACATTGAGTAA
- the hydF gene encoding [FeFe] hydrogenase H-cluster maturation GTPase HydF, producing MSKVTQSERTHIAFIGKRNVGKSSLVNKFIGQDLVIVSETPGTTTDPVKKAMELLPFGPVVLIDTAGIDDVGELGEKRISKTVKIISESDFALLVLDSQDKLSAQEKNLIEQIEKLELPFIAVINKSELGINFDLIEELNTLNIQHHSVSCSTGDGIFELKEKISKLLPFDDERTLIGDLIKQHDIVILVVPIDLGAPKGRLILPQVQTIREALDDDAIVIVTKDKELRAALNSLSHPPKLVVTDSQAIMRVNADVPDEIPLTTFSILMARYKGDLPEYVRGLKRIDELKNGDKVLIAEACSHHAQEDDIGKIKIPRWLRLHTKKDLTIDVVNGHDYPDNLSDYKLIVHCGGCMLTRKAMQVRIKQAKLVGVPIVNYGVAISYMHGAIPRALLPFSEAITAWEKLK from the coding sequence TTGAGTAAAGTAACGCAATCTGAAAGAACACACATTGCTTTTATTGGTAAACGCAATGTAGGTAAATCCTCCTTAGTGAATAAATTTATCGGACAAGATTTGGTAATCGTTAGCGAAACACCCGGCACGACAACTGATCCTGTAAAAAAGGCAATGGAATTGCTGCCGTTTGGTCCAGTGGTTTTAATTGATACTGCCGGCATTGACGACGTTGGAGAACTAGGAGAAAAACGAATAAGCAAAACTGTAAAAATTATTTCGGAATCCGACTTTGCTCTACTTGTATTAGACTCACAAGATAAACTCTCTGCTCAAGAAAAAAATCTGATCGAACAAATAGAAAAATTAGAACTTCCATTTATTGCAGTAATTAATAAATCGGAATTAGGAATTAATTTTGATTTAATTGAAGAATTAAACACATTAAATATTCAGCATCATTCAGTTTCATGTTCAACAGGAGACGGAATATTCGAATTAAAGGAAAAGATCTCTAAACTTCTCCCATTTGATGATGAACGTACTCTCATTGGAGATTTGATAAAACAGCATGACATAGTTATTCTTGTTGTACCTATTGATCTCGGGGCTCCAAAAGGACGGCTCATTCTGCCGCAAGTTCAAACAATACGTGAAGCGCTGGATGATGATGCGATTGTAATTGTTACAAAAGATAAAGAATTACGTGCTGCACTCAACTCATTATCTCACCCGCCAAAATTAGTTGTAACAGATAGCCAGGCAATTATGCGTGTAAATGCAGACGTACCGGATGAAATTCCTCTTACGACCTTTTCTATTTTGATGGCACGTTATAAAGGCGATTTACCGGAGTATGTGCGAGGATTAAAACGAATTGACGAGTTAAAAAACGGAGATAAAGTTTTAATAGCTGAAGCATGTTCTCATCATGCGCAAGAAGACGATATTGGAAAAATAAAAATTCCCCGATGGTTAAGACTTCATACAAAAAAGGATTTGACAATTGACGTCGTGAACGGGCACGATTACCCCGATAATCTTTCCGATTATAAATTGATTGTCCATTGCGGCGGATGTATGTTAACTCGTAAAGCAATGCAAGTTAGAATAAAGCAGGCTAAACTTGTTGGTGTACCGATTGTAAATTATGGCGTAGCTATTTCCTACATGCATGGCGCAATACCGCGTGCTTTGCTGCCATTTAGTGAGGCAATAACAGCGTGGGAAAAATTGAAATGA
- the rsgA gene encoding ribosome small subunit-dependent GTPase A has translation MEVSILGTIFKIESKDYYLYNKECNEIRCSLRGKFQKEYELKKDKLFAMDIATVGDHVEYELNQDGTGVINKILPRKNYISRKAPRIKGAGNRGERLEQIVGSNIDNLIIVSSSKSPNFNNRLIDRLIVAGESSNLNIIIVINKIDLDLSDNYQEWKNLYLKIGYQIFETSVVANKGIEALKNSMNGKINLIWGQSGVGKSSLLNAMYPSLKLKIGKVSESTSKGKHTTVTSLLKKVDEQTFVVDTPGMREIDPYGIRKEDLGHYFKEFSIYSDNCRFNTCTHYHEPECAVVTAVENELINYDRYRSYLNILETIEDDMNF, from the coding sequence ATGGAGGTTTCAATTTTAGGTACGATTTTCAAAATCGAAAGCAAAGATTATTATTTATATAATAAAGAATGCAATGAAATTCGCTGCTCATTGCGCGGTAAATTCCAAAAAGAATATGAATTAAAAAAAGATAAACTTTTTGCCATGGATATCGCTACCGTTGGTGATCATGTGGAATATGAATTGAACCAAGACGGTACCGGAGTGATAAATAAAATACTTCCGAGGAAGAATTATATTTCACGTAAAGCACCAAGAATAAAAGGAGCAGGTAATAGAGGCGAACGATTAGAACAGATTGTTGGGTCAAATATTGACAACCTAATTATTGTCAGCAGTTCCAAATCTCCAAATTTTAATAACCGTTTAATAGACCGCTTAATTGTTGCCGGTGAAAGTTCGAATCTCAATATTATTATAGTAATTAACAAAATCGATTTAGACTTATCCGACAATTACCAAGAATGGAAAAATCTTTACTTAAAAATTGGTTATCAAATATTTGAGACAAGCGTAGTAGCGAACAAGGGAATTGAAGCACTCAAAAATTCGATGAACGGAAAGATAAATTTGATTTGGGGACAATCGGGCGTAGGTAAATCATCCTTATTGAATGCAATGTATCCTTCCTTGAAATTGAAAATTGGTAAAGTAAGCGAATCAACTTCAAAAGGGAAGCATACTACTGTAACCAGTTTACTAAAAAAAGTTGATGAACAAACCTTCGTTGTAGATACACCTGGGATGCGCGAGATTGATCCGTACGGAATTAGAAAAGAGGACCTGGGTCATTACTTTAAAGAATTCTCCATTTATTCCGACAATTGCCGGTTCAACACTTGTACCCATTACCATGAACCAGAATGTGCCGTGGTAACTGCGGTTGAAAATGAATTAATAAACTATGATAGGTATCGGAGTTATTTAAATATTTTAGAAACAATTGAAGACGACATGAATTTTTAG